The following coding sequences lie in one Haematobia irritans isolate KBUSLIRL chromosome 3, ASM5000362v1, whole genome shotgun sequence genomic window:
- the LOC142228626 gene encoding solute carrier family 12 member 8, translated as MSNSTNNGSGGGRRSQQVDWNRFGLDDDGEVVVANFRQRGANTGGFVDLGNEHTYASGGHQASGANEIFAQVQGDKPWWRSNFFISQPVLFGTWDGVFTSCLINVFGVIVFLRSGWIVAQAGIVNAMLIIFCTVVIALVSVLSAVGICERCRVESGGVYFLIAHTLGSRFGGSLGLLYCFGQAVGCALNVMGFGESMAGLVGLEGNKWAIRGFAAAAVILLGCINVAGVKWVIKLQFILLMILLVSALDFMVGSFIGEDPQNGFDGWVSSNFVENLWPKYEDGYSWFRVFGVFFPTVTGVLSGINMSGDLRSPNTDIPNGTLAAFGTSTFLYMVFILFLGSTCQRATLLTDFMISVKVSAVHFLLLAGIYVSSMSSCLGAMYGTPRVLQSIAKESVIPGIDVLAKGRGPNKVPLHAMAVVAVVTVTFIIVGDINFLAPIVTMPFLLTYACIDYSYFALAQTFDIQEQREERFRIQASSPSYETRRYGATQDGNDLDLLFPDRVRHKNLQSPQNSPLHVPSTTNNVNTQQNGFVSNTEASTASSTPVFQEGVNSTNAEGNLEAVTTQENDEEEPIAPIRPPIHSKTKNWYSGYCNRWASLLGAITKLLVMLLVNWYYALTCFLVVFVVWFYVGTANPAVKPGLTAEFNFFAWLKSVIFRCFGKRMHEYEQIVVTPSCPGVDLSPTQMNEENEDFSQRRRYHQSSVIEGHLVDDI; from the exons ATGAGTAATTCAACTAATAATGGTAGCGGCGGTGGTCGCCGTTCTCAACAAGTGGATTGGAACAGATTTGGGCTGGACGATGATGGAGAGGTAGTGGTAGCTAATTTTCGGCAGAGAGGGGCTAACACGGGTGGTTTCGTAGATCTCGGCAATGAGCACACATATGCTTCCGGCGGTCATCAAGCGTCGGgggccaatgaaattttcgcacAAGTACAAGGAGATAAACCTTG GTGGCGCTCTAATTTCTTTATATCTCAACCTGTGTTGTTTGGGACATGGGATGGCGTTTTCACATCGTGCCTCATCAATGTTTTTGGTGTTATTGTATTTCTTCGATCAGGGTGGATTGTGGCACAAGCAGGAATAGTTAATGCAATGCTTATTatattttgcacggttgttattgCCCTAGTATCTGTACTCTCAGCTGTAGGAATTTGCGAAAGATGTCGTGTAGAGAGTGGCGGTGTATATTTCCTGATAGCCCACACGCTGGGCTCCCGTTTTGGTGGTTCATTGGGTCTGTTGTATTGCTTTGGACAAGCGGTAGGATGCGCTCTGAATGTCATGGGTTTTGGAGAATCTATGGCTGGCCTAGTCGGCCTCGAAGGTAATAAATGGGCTATTAGAGGTTTTGCTGCGGCAGCTGTAATACTTTTGGGTTGCATCAATGTAGCCGGAGTGAAATGGGTCATTAAACTACAATTCATACTACTAATGATACTGTTGGTATCAGCTTTGGATTTCATGGTAGGCAGCTTTATTGGCGAAGACCCTC AAAATGGTTTCGATGGTTGGGTCAGTAGTAATTTTGTAGAGAATCTCTGGCCGAAGTACGAGGATGGATATTCATGGTTCCGTGTCTTTGGTGTATTCTTCCCTACTGTAACTGGTGTATTATCTGGAATTAACATGAGTGGTGATTTAAGATCACCGAATACCGATATCCCAAATGGAACTTTAGCAGCTTTTGGAACTTc aacattCCTTTATATGGTCTTCATTTTATTCCTTGGTTCTACATGTCAACGAGCAACTTTACTTACCGATTTTATGATTTCTGTGAAAGTATCTGCCGTACATTTCTTGCTATTGGCCGGTATTTATGTATCGAGTATGTCCTCCTGCTTGGGAGCAATGTACGGAACACCCCGTGTATTGCAATCAATTGCCAAAGAAAGCGTTATTCCTGGTATCGATGTATTGGCCAAAGGA AGAGGCCCCAATAAGGTTCCCCTTCATGCTATGGCAGTTGTGGCAGTTGTTACTGTAACCTTCATTATTGTAGGCGATATTAACTTCTTGGCTCCCATTGTCACTATGCCATTTTTGCTTACATATGCTTGCATTGACTATTCTTATTTTGCTTTGGCCCAGACTTTTGACATACAAGAGCAGCGTGAGGAACGTTTTCGCATACAAGCCTCTTCGCCATCCTATGAGACTAGACGATATGGTGCCACGCAAGATGGCAACGATTTGGACTTGCTCTTTCCCGATAGGGTGCGCCATAAAAACTTACAAAGTCCACAAAATTCACCTTTACATGTGCCTTCAACAACGAATAATGTAAACACTCAACAAAATGGCTTTGTATCAAATACAGAAGCTTCAACAGCCTCATCGACACCAGTTTTCCAGGAAGGTGTAAATAGTACAAATGCAGAAGGTAATCTGGAGGCCGTTACCacacaagaaaatgatgaagagGAGCCTATCGCCCCAATTAGACCTCCTATTCATTCAAAAACAAAGAATTGGTATTCCGGTTATTGCAACAGATGGGCTTCACTTTTGGGA gcCATTACTAAGCTTCTGGTTATGTTGTTGGTCAACTGGTACTATGCGTTGACCTGTTTCTTGGTTGTTTTTGTAGTGTGGTTCTATGTGGGCACAGCCAATCCAGCTGTTAAGCCAGGCTTAACGGCAGAATTCAATTTCTTTGCTTGGCTAAAAAGCGTTATATTCAGATGTTTCGG CAAACGAATGCATGAATATGAACAAATTGTTGTGACACCCTCTTGTCCGGGTGTTGATCTTTCACCCACCCAAATGAATGAAGAAAATGAAGACTTTTCCCAAAGAAGAAGATATCACCAATCGTCTGTCATAGAGGGTCATTTAGTCGATGACATTTAA